From Bacteroidales bacterium, a single genomic window includes:
- a CDS encoding ABC transporter ATP-binding protein, which produces MIQATNLTKAYNGVTVLNIPDISITNGESFGLVGNNGAGKTTFFRLILDLIAATTGEVLIEGEKVARKDEWKSKVGSFLDEGFLIDFLTPDEFFNFTGKVYDKSEGDIATFLESMQDFFNDEIIGKRKLIRDLSKGNQKKVGIAAALLSDPQILILDEPFTALDPTSQIRLKRMLNDLRTTKNMTMLISSHDLNHVTEVCDRIVVLEKGIVVRDIETNKDTLKELERYFAV; this is translated from the coding sequence ATGATACAAGCAACAAATTTAACAAAAGCGTATAACGGGGTAACCGTTCTAAATATTCCAGATATCTCTATCACTAACGGAGAAAGCTTCGGATTGGTGGGAAATAACGGTGCTGGAAAAACCACTTTTTTTAGATTAATCTTAGATTTAATCGCCGCCACAACTGGTGAAGTGTTAATTGAAGGAGAGAAAGTAGCTCGTAAAGACGAATGGAAGTCAAAAGTTGGCTCTTTTCTCGATGAGGGCTTCCTAATAGATTTCCTTACACCCGACGAATTTTTTAATTTCACAGGAAAAGTTTACGATAAATCGGAAGGCGATATTGCCACCTTTTTGGAATCAATGCAAGATTTTTTTAATGATGAAATTATTGGTAAAAGGAAATTAATTCGTGATTTATCTAAAGGAAATCAGAAAAAGGTAGGAATCGCAGCGGCTCTCCTATCCGACCCACAAATTTTAATCTTAGACGAACCGTTTACCGCTTTAGACCCGACTTCACAAATTAGGCTGAAACGAATGCTTAACGACCTGAGGACAACTAAAAACATGACCATGCTTATTTCGAGCCACGACCTAAATCACGTTACAGAAGTGTGCGATCGTATTGTTGTTTTGGAAAAAGGTATTGTAGTTCGCGATATTGAAACTAATAAAGATACCCTAAAAGAACTTGAAAGATATTTTGCAGTTTAA